The proteins below come from a single Miscanthus floridulus cultivar M001 chromosome 1, ASM1932011v1, whole genome shotgun sequence genomic window:
- the LOC136456461 gene encoding uncharacterized protein, whose translation MAESYSGGTSLDSRRGRGRSEASSAPASRRGHGCARASSAPASRRGRGRALPRTAAAGADARVASSTPDSRLRARAGELRPGQPPRAAARGSSVAGELHLGQPPRARTRATSAPAASGAPRASSAPDSQARACPGELRPGQPPRARARGSSVAGRAPPRADADELRPSRLGCASGRARPRTAARGAWASSAPASHGRGRREIHCGRALARLSRQPSRPWAGEPTAMLAPRARRGEICRRRLHLGQPARGVGADAGELRPAASCRLERARPPNSHQRAARGRALPRPAGASPRARAKGSSAVGAHW comes from the coding sequence ATGGCGGAGAGCTACAGCGGCGGCACGAGCCTCGACAGCCGCCGTGGGCGCGGGCGCTCGGAGGCGAGCTCCGCCCCAGCCAGCCGCCGCGGGCACGGATgcgcgcgggcgagctcggccccggccagccgccgcgggcgcgggcgagctctGCCCCGAACAGCCGCCGCAGGCGCGGACGCGCGCGTGGCGAGCTCGACCCCGGACAGCCGCCTGCGGGCGCGCGCGGGAGAGCTCCGCCCCGGCCAGCCGccgcgggcggcggcgcggggaagCTCCGTCGCGGGCGAGCTCCACCTTGGCCAGCCGCCGCGGGCGCGGACGCGGGCGACCTCTGCCCCGGCCGCCTCAGGTGCGCCtcgggcgagctcggccccggacAGCCAGGCGCGGGCGTGCCctggcgagctccgccccggccagccgccgcgggcgcgggcgcgggggagCTCCGTCGCGGGCAGAGCTCCACCCCGCGCGGACGCGGACGAGCTCCGCCCCAGCCGCCTCGGGTGCGCCTCggggcgagctcggccccggacAGCCGCGCGGGGCGCGTGGGCCAGCTCTGCCCCGGCCAGTcacgggcgcgggcgcagggAGATCCACTGTGGGCGTGCGCTGGCGAGGCTCTCCCGGCAGCCGTCGCGGCCCTGGGCCGGGGAGCCCACCGCAATGCTAGCTCCGCGGGCGCGGCGCGGGGAGATCTGTCGGCGGCGACTCCACCTCGGCCAACCGGCGCGGGGCGTGGGCGCGGACGCAGGCGAGCTTCGCCCCGCCGCCTCATGTCGCCTCGAGCGAGCTCGGCCCCCGAACAGCCACCAGCGGGCAGCGCGCGGGCGAGCTCTGCCCCGGCCAGCCGGCGCGAGCCCGCGGGCGCGGGCGAAGGGGAGCTCCGCCGTAGGCGCGCACTGGTGA
- the LOC136516468 gene encoding uncharacterized protein — MSAGQSQRSVASSTRRRQEAELAATEEHERAAAETAAARASRLAAAELAAARAEAEAAAAAAEVEALRGSISSSVSADDSADADLELLGAEVARARAAQWAAAHAHKRDGSPDRCGRAGGAPGGGAHGGGAPGGGAHGGGAPGGGAHGGGSPGGGAHSDGGGRVDGERGLHRQRGSLSPDQYRGYHGLQAVVRDVGPGGGWPTLTKTNYVEWAAVVRVKLQVRHMWEAVRYGDVDYDLDRRALDALIAAVPSEMQFSLTNKWTAKEAWDAIAAARIGSDRARKSTLQALRKEWENLAFKPGEDVDDFALRLNTLLQKMVQFDDDTYGEERAVEKLFRYVPEKYKQMACSIESLLDLSTMSIEEAIGRLKVIDSDEPQSLSGPITTGGKLLLTREQWLASQGVRKKGEPSSATGGCKRGKPRKACRDAQAGA, encoded by the coding sequence atgtccgcagggcagtctcagcgctcggtcgcctcaagcacgcggcgtcggcaggaggccgaacttgccgcgacaGAGGAacacgagcgagcggcggcagagaccgctgcggcaagggcatcgaggctggcagcggcggagctggcagcagccagagcggaggcggaagcagcggcggcggcagcagaggtcgaggctctgcgcggcagcatcagcagctccgtttctgctgacgacagcgccgacgcggacctcgagctgctggggGCGGAGGTAgcacgagcgcgggcggcgcagtgggcagccgcgcacgcccacaaGCGCGACGGTAGCCCCGATAGgtgcggacgcgccggtggcgctcctggaggaggcgcgcacggcggcggcgctcctggaggaggcgcgcacggtggcggcgctcctggaggaggcgcgcatggcGGTGGctctcctggaggaggcgcgcacagcgacggtggcggacgggtcgatggagagcgcggccttcacaggcaacgtggctctctctccccggatcagtaccgtggttaccacgggctccaggctgtcgtcagggacgtcggccccggcggtgggtggcctaccctcaccaagaccaactacgtcgagtgggctgcggtggtgagggtaaagctccaggtgcggcacatgtgggaggcagtccggtacggcgacgtcgactacgacctagatcgacgggcgctggatgccctcatcgctgcagtcccgtccgagatgcagttctcgcttaccaacaagtgGACTGCTAAGGAGGCTTGGgatgccatcgctgcggcacgcatcggcagcgatcgcgcccgcaagtccacactgcaagcacttcgcaaggagtgggagaacctggcctttaagccaggtgaggacgttgatgacttcgctctccgtctcaacactctattgcagaagatggtgcagttcgacgatgacacctacggcgaggagagagctgtcgaaaagctcttccgctacgtccccgagaagtacaagcagatggcttgctcgatcgagtctctgctggatctctccacgatgtcgatcgaggaggcgataggtcgcctcaaggtcatcgacagcgatgagccacaatccctctcggggcccatcaccactggcgggaagctccttctcactcgggagcagtggcttgccagccaaggtgtccggaagaaggggga